The following proteins come from a genomic window of Solwaraspora sp. WMMA2065:
- a CDS encoding GNAT family N-acetyltransferase, with the protein MTATAGPAGTVRVRRAGVDDVPRLARVLVDAFVDTPDARWLIPGTARRRDVYQRLCPGLLAQAMTDGTVHTTIDRAAAALWLPYPIAHTTTDRQTARLRRITGRHADRFLQLAGLLHTHAPRQPHTYLAYLGVAPHRQRNGIGGALLRHRHQICDTAGIASYLVATSPAARDLYLRHGYRPTTRHPLALPDNGPPLWPMWRQPQPASPTTGTAARWPGIRRRGEADARKDAKMTCVSLTST; encoded by the coding sequence GTGACCGCGACCGCCGGCCCCGCCGGCACGGTGCGGGTGCGGCGGGCCGGGGTGGACGACGTACCGCGCCTGGCCCGGGTGCTGGTTGACGCGTTCGTCGACACCCCCGACGCCCGCTGGCTGATCCCCGGCACGGCACGGCGGCGGGACGTCTACCAGCGGCTCTGCCCCGGCCTGCTGGCCCAGGCGATGACCGACGGCACCGTCCACACGACGATCGACCGGGCCGCAGCGGCGCTGTGGCTGCCGTACCCGATCGCCCACACCACCACCGACCGGCAGACCGCCCGGCTACGACGCATCACCGGCCGCCACGCCGACCGGTTCCTCCAACTCGCCGGCCTGCTGCACACCCACGCCCCGCGCCAACCACACACCTACCTGGCGTACCTCGGGGTGGCGCCACACCGGCAGCGCAATGGCATCGGCGGCGCGCTACTACGTCACCGACACCAGATCTGCGATACCGCCGGCATCGCCAGCTACCTCGTCGCCACCAGCCCCGCCGCCCGCGACCTCTACCTACGCCACGGCTACCGACCCACCACCCGACACCCGCTGGCGTTACCCGACAACGGCCCGCCGCTGTGGCCGATGTGGCGGCAGCCGCAGCCGGCCAGCCCAACCACCGGCACCGCCGCACGATGGCCCGGCATCCGGCGTCGAGGTGAGGCTGACGCACGTAAAGACGCAAAGATGACGTGCGTCAGCCTCACCTCGACGTGA
- a CDS encoding glycosyltransferase 87 family protein — MPQRAAGGTGRRVAIVAVLAVVVAAFLAVAAERHGFFDLKVYYGAMHHWLRDGGELYDHMKPFSQYGFTYPPFAALVMSPMAVLPWHLAIVVSVTLAVVTSALVLWWLVDPISRREGWTRWFAFAVAACLVAAYEPMRETVNFGQVNTLLLVLVAADLLWLVAAGSPVPQRWRRFAGVGVGLATAIKLTPGIFIVYLLVTRRWRAAVTAAGTATVATLVAAAVAPDASREFWTQALWNTDRVGALDFVSNQSLRGVVARIDPLHPSTVAWLVLVLVTLIWWAWRCRRAVAAGDEATGLALTGVVGCLVSPVTWVHHLVWLLPALILLVDNGLPAARGSRRRRALLGFAVVGYLLLISRLVWIWRESDAANVAGFVGSNAYVWVSLGLLLFLPVRELDPSARWPAPAAGRPITSR; from the coding sequence ATGCCGCAGCGGGCCGCCGGGGGCACCGGTCGGCGGGTGGCGATCGTCGCGGTACTCGCGGTCGTCGTCGCGGCCTTCCTCGCCGTCGCCGCCGAACGGCACGGCTTCTTCGACCTCAAGGTCTACTACGGGGCGATGCACCACTGGCTGCGCGACGGCGGCGAACTCTACGATCACATGAAGCCGTTCAGCCAGTACGGGTTCACCTACCCGCCGTTCGCGGCGCTGGTGATGTCGCCGATGGCGGTCCTGCCGTGGCATCTGGCGATCGTGGTGAGCGTGACGCTCGCCGTGGTGACCAGCGCGCTGGTGCTGTGGTGGCTGGTCGACCCGATCTCCCGCCGCGAGGGCTGGACCCGCTGGTTCGCCTTCGCGGTCGCTGCCTGCCTGGTGGCCGCGTACGAGCCGATGCGCGAGACGGTGAACTTCGGCCAGGTCAACACGCTGCTGCTGGTCCTGGTCGCGGCCGACCTGCTGTGGCTGGTCGCGGCCGGGTCGCCGGTGCCGCAGCGGTGGCGCCGGTTCGCCGGAGTCGGGGTCGGTCTGGCGACGGCGATCAAGCTGACCCCTGGCATCTTTATCGTCTACCTGCTGGTCACCCGGCGGTGGCGGGCGGCGGTCACCGCCGCCGGTACGGCGACCGTGGCGACCCTGGTCGCGGCGGCGGTCGCCCCGGACGCGTCCCGGGAGTTCTGGACGCAGGCGCTGTGGAACACCGACCGGGTAGGTGCGTTGGACTTCGTCTCCAACCAGTCGCTGCGCGGGGTCGTCGCCCGGATCGATCCGCTGCATCCGAGCACCGTCGCCTGGCTGGTGCTGGTGCTGGTCACCCTGATCTGGTGGGCGTGGCGGTGCCGCCGCGCTGTCGCAGCCGGTGACGAGGCGACCGGGCTGGCGTTGACCGGCGTGGTCGGCTGCCTGGTCAGCCCGGTCACCTGGGTGCATCACCTGGTGTGGTTGCTGCCGGCGCTGATCCTGCTGGTGGACAACGGGCTGCCCGCGGCGCGGGGCAGCCGGCGGCGGCGGGCGTTGCTTGGCTTCGCCGTGGTCGGCTATCTGCTGCTGATCAGCCGGCTGGTGTGGATCTGGCGCGAATCCGACGCCGCGAACGTGGCCGGCTTCGTCGGCAGCAACGCGTACGTGTGGGTGAGCCTGGGGCTCCTGCTGTTCCTGCCGGTGCGTGAGCTGGACCCGTCCGCCCGCTGGCCGGCACCGGCCGCCGGTCGACCGATCACGTCGAGGTGA
- a CDS encoding polyribonucleotide nucleotidyltransferase, whose product MTEQHNLGTQRSTAVIDNGAFGTREVTFSAGRLARQAAGSVIAQLGDTVVLSATTASKQPREHLDFFPLTVDVEERMYAAGRIPGSFFRREGRPSEEAILTCRLTDRPLRPTFAKGLRNEVQVVATVLALDPAHPYDVIAINAASMSTKLSGLPFSGPIGATRVAHVDGAWVAFPTLDELSRATFDMVVAGRALPDGDVAIMMVEAEATPHAVGLIAGGATAPTEDVVASGLEAAKPTIRELCRAQSELAEVAAKPVADFPVFLDYGDDVYDAVVAAGRDEVAEALKIASKAEREDALDRIKDKVAGELVERFEGREKEIGAAFRSLTKSEVRARVLREQVRIDGRGPRDIRPLTAEVGVLPRVHGSALFERGETQILGVSTLNMLRLEQTLDTLSPEKSKRYMHNYNFPPYSTGETGRVGSPKRREIGHGALAERALVPVLPTREEFPYAIRQVSEALGSNGSTSMGSVCASTLSLLSAGVPMKAPVAGIAMGLISDEVDGQTRYVTLTDILGAEDAFGDMDFKVAGTPEFVTALQLDTKLDGIPSDVLAGALQQAREARMTILEVMRQAIEGPAAMSEHAPRVTTVKIPVDKIGMVIGPKGQTINAIQDETGADISIEDDGTIYVGATNGPAAEAAVERINAIANPTLPKAGDKFLGTVVKTAAFGAFISLLPGRDGLLHISKVGDGKRVERVEDHLNVGDKVEVQIADIDARGKIYLDKVRPEGAEAPAASDGGERPGGRDRGDRGPRDRGDRDRGDRGPSRGDGGEGGERRRRNRHS is encoded by the coding sequence ATGACCGAGCAGCACAATCTCGGCACCCAACGCAGCACCGCCGTGATCGACAACGGAGCTTTCGGCACCCGCGAGGTCACCTTCTCCGCCGGACGGCTGGCCCGCCAGGCCGCCGGCTCGGTGATCGCCCAGCTGGGCGACACCGTGGTGCTCTCCGCGACCACCGCCAGCAAACAGCCGCGTGAGCACCTCGACTTCTTCCCGCTCACCGTCGACGTCGAGGAGCGGATGTACGCCGCCGGGCGAATCCCCGGCTCGTTCTTCCGCCGCGAGGGTCGGCCGAGCGAGGAGGCGATCCTCACCTGCCGGCTGACCGACCGGCCGCTGCGCCCGACGTTCGCCAAGGGCCTGCGCAACGAGGTCCAGGTGGTGGCCACCGTGCTGGCGCTGGACCCGGCCCACCCGTACGACGTGATCGCGATCAACGCGGCGTCGATGTCCACCAAGCTGTCCGGCCTGCCGTTCTCCGGGCCGATCGGGGCGACCCGCGTCGCCCACGTCGACGGCGCGTGGGTGGCCTTCCCGACCCTGGACGAGCTGTCCCGGGCCACCTTCGACATGGTGGTCGCCGGCCGGGCCCTGCCGGACGGCGACGTGGCGATCATGATGGTCGAGGCTGAGGCCACGCCGCACGCGGTGGGGCTGATCGCCGGCGGCGCCACCGCCCCCACCGAGGACGTGGTGGCCAGCGGGCTGGAGGCGGCCAAGCCGACCATCCGCGAGCTGTGCCGGGCGCAGAGCGAGCTGGCCGAGGTGGCGGCGAAGCCGGTCGCCGACTTCCCGGTCTTCCTCGACTACGGCGACGACGTCTACGACGCGGTCGTGGCCGCCGGCCGCGACGAGGTCGCCGAGGCGTTGAAGATCGCCTCCAAGGCGGAGCGTGAGGACGCGCTGGACCGGATCAAGGACAAGGTCGCCGGCGAGCTCGTCGAGCGCTTTGAGGGCCGGGAGAAGGAGATCGGCGCGGCCTTCCGGTCGTTGACCAAGTCCGAGGTCCGGGCCCGGGTGCTCCGCGAGCAGGTACGCATCGACGGCCGCGGCCCACGGGACATCCGACCGCTGACCGCCGAGGTCGGGGTGCTGCCCCGGGTGCACGGCTCGGCGCTGTTCGAGCGCGGCGAGACGCAGATCCTCGGGGTCAGCACGCTGAACATGCTGCGGCTGGAGCAGACGCTGGACACCCTCTCCCCGGAGAAGTCCAAGCGCTACATGCACAACTACAACTTCCCGCCGTACTCCACCGGCGAGACCGGCCGGGTCGGCTCGCCGAAGCGGCGGGAGATCGGTCACGGCGCGCTCGCCGAGCGGGCCCTGGTGCCGGTGCTGCCGACCCGCGAGGAGTTCCCGTACGCGATCCGTCAGGTCTCCGAGGCGCTCGGCTCCAACGGGTCGACGAGCATGGGCTCGGTCTGCGCCTCCACGCTGTCGCTGCTGTCGGCCGGGGTGCCGATGAAGGCCCCGGTGGCCGGGATTGCGATGGGCCTGATCTCCGACGAGGTCGACGGGCAGACCCGGTACGTCACGCTGACCGACATCCTCGGCGCCGAGGACGCGTTCGGCGACATGGACTTCAAGGTGGCCGGCACTCCAGAGTTCGTCACCGCGTTGCAGTTGGACACCAAGCTCGACGGCATCCCGTCGGACGTGCTCGCCGGTGCCCTGCAGCAGGCCCGCGAGGCCCGGATGACCATCCTCGAGGTGATGCGCCAGGCGATCGAGGGGCCGGCCGCGATGAGCGAGCACGCCCCGCGGGTGACCACGGTGAAGATCCCGGTCGACAAGATCGGCATGGTGATCGGCCCGAAGGGCCAGACCATCAACGCGATCCAGGACGAGACCGGCGCGGACATCTCGATCGAGGACGACGGCACCATCTACGTCGGCGCCACCAACGGGCCGGCCGCCGAAGCCGCCGTCGAGCGGATCAACGCGATCGCCAACCCGACGCTGCCGAAGGCCGGCGACAAGTTCCTCGGCACGGTCGTCAAGACCGCCGCGTTCGGCGCGTTCATCTCGCTGCTGCCCGGCCGCGACGGACTGCTGCACATCTCCAAGGTGGGCGACGGCAAGCGGGTCGAGCGGGTCGAGGACCACCTCAACGTCGGCGACAAGGTCGAGGTGCAAATCGCCGACATCGACGCCCGCGGCAAGATCTACCTGGACAAGGTCCGCCCGGAGGGCGCCGAGGCGCCGGCCGCGTCCGACGGCGGCGAGCGTCCCGGTGGCCGCGACCGTGGTGACCGGGGGCCGCGCGATCGCGGGGACCGGGACCGTGGCGACCGGGGCCCCAGCCGGGGCGACGGTGGCGAGGGCGGCGAGCGCCGCCGACGTAACCGGCACAGCTGA
- the dapB gene encoding 4-hydroxy-tetrahydrodipicolinate reductase yields the protein MAARSSAGPVRVGVLGARGRMGVQVCRAVEGADGLALVATIDEGDRLSDASDAAAEVVVDFTNPDAVLDNLRWCIDQGINVVVGTSGFTDQRLDLVRSWLSDKPEVGVVIAPNFGIGAVLMMQFAAKAARHFESVEIIEQHHPAKVDAPSGTAGHTARVIATARAAAGSAEMPDATTAEVPGARGADIDGIRVHSVRAAGLVAHQEVLFGTAGETLTIRHDSYDRASFMPGVLLAVRAVTRRPGLTVGLDSLLD from the coding sequence GTGGCCGCCCGGTCGTCCGCCGGGCCGGTCCGGGTCGGCGTGCTCGGAGCCCGCGGCCGGATGGGCGTGCAGGTCTGCAGAGCGGTCGAGGGGGCCGACGGTCTCGCACTTGTCGCCACGATCGACGAGGGTGACCGGTTGTCCGACGCCTCGGACGCCGCCGCAGAGGTGGTCGTCGACTTCACCAACCCAGACGCGGTGCTGGACAACTTGCGCTGGTGCATCGACCAGGGGATCAACGTGGTCGTCGGGACCAGCGGGTTCACCGATCAGCGCCTCGACCTGGTCCGCTCCTGGCTGTCCGACAAGCCCGAGGTCGGCGTGGTGATCGCCCCCAACTTCGGCATCGGCGCGGTGCTTATGATGCAGTTCGCGGCGAAGGCGGCACGGCACTTCGAGTCCGTCGAGATCATCGAGCAGCACCACCCGGCCAAGGTGGACGCGCCCAGCGGCACCGCAGGACACACCGCGCGGGTGATCGCGACGGCCCGGGCCGCCGCCGGGTCGGCTGAGATGCCGGACGCCACCACCGCCGAGGTGCCGGGCGCGCGGGGCGCTGACATCGACGGGATCCGGGTGCACTCGGTACGGGCGGCCGGCCTGGTCGCACACCAGGAGGTACTGTTCGGCACGGCGGGGGAGACCCTGACGATCCGGCACGACTCCTACGACCGGGCGTCGTTCATGCCGGGGGTGCTACTGGCGGTACGGGCCGTGACGCGCCGTCCCGGGCTGACCGTCGGGTTGGACAGCCTGCTCGACTGA
- a CDS encoding GNAT family N-acetyltransferase, producing MALGYVRPARPGDAGEIARIQLTTWRVAYRRLLPRQALDEVDEGWLAQRWDAAINDPPSQRHRVLVAVEQAEQSYLVGFTASGPTDEQALAPEEPAGALGDRIAAVTDLLVEPRWGRRGHGSRLLAAAVDLWRTDGFDTALAWAYERDPATRKFLGSAGWEPDGATRALDVADMLVPQLRLHVAVPPAAAAEQ from the coding sequence ATGGCGCTCGGATATGTCCGTCCTGCCCGACCGGGCGACGCTGGTGAGATTGCCCGCATCCAGTTGACCACCTGGCGGGTCGCCTACCGGCGACTGCTGCCCCGCCAGGCGCTCGACGAGGTGGACGAGGGCTGGCTGGCGCAGCGGTGGGACGCTGCGATCAACGATCCGCCGTCGCAGCGGCACCGGGTGCTCGTCGCCGTCGAGCAGGCCGAGCAATCCTATCTGGTGGGCTTCACCGCGTCCGGCCCGACCGACGAGCAGGCCCTGGCTCCCGAGGAACCGGCCGGGGCGCTCGGTGACCGGATCGCCGCCGTCACCGACCTGCTGGTCGAGCCGCGCTGGGGCCGGCGGGGACACGGCAGCCGACTGCTCGCCGCCGCCGTGGACCTGTGGCGCACCGACGGCTTCGACACCGCGCTCGCCTGGGCGTACGAACGGGACCCGGCGACCCGCAAGTTCCTCGGCTCGGCCGGCTGGGAGCCGGACGGGGCGACGCGGGCGTTGGACGTGGCCGACATGCTGGTCCCGCAGCTACGGCTGCACGTGGCGGTCCCACCGGCGGCTGCCGCGGAGCAGTGA
- a CDS encoding pitrilysin family protein → MARTEPVTGRGLSRPVTRTLTADPLGGTVRRTVLPNGLRVITEAIPAMRSVSFGVWVGVGSRDETPARSGASHFLEHLLFKGTQRRTAWDISSQIEAVGGETNAFTTKEYTCYYARVLDEDLPLAVDVVCDLVANSVIDPADVETERGVILEEIAMHDDEPDDEVHDLLAEAVFGPHPLGRLISGTEATISALTRRQIHDFYRRRYTPGAMVIAAAGNLDHRAVVRQVRAALRGSPLDAERPGAPAPLRPATPAVRARRPRVMVRHKETEQAHLVLGGPGISRGDNRRFALGVLNNVLGGGMSSRLFQEVRERRGLAYSVYSYASQYADGGTFAVYAGCAPSRVDEVLELVRAELAAVVEHGLSSDELARGKGMSRGGYVLGLEDTGSRMGRLAKGELLYGEQLTVDQLLARVAAVTAEQVGAVAAELLTRPMSLAVIGPVESTMLAGAQPSPVG, encoded by the coding sequence ATGGCCAGGACCGAACCGGTCACCGGCCGGGGCCTGTCCCGGCCGGTGACCCGGACACTCACCGCCGACCCGTTGGGCGGTACGGTACGCCGTACCGTGCTGCCCAACGGGCTGCGGGTGATCACCGAGGCGATTCCGGCGATGCGCAGTGTGTCGTTCGGCGTGTGGGTCGGGGTAGGCTCGCGCGACGAGACCCCGGCCCGCTCCGGGGCCTCGCACTTCCTAGAACACCTGCTGTTCAAGGGGACGCAGCGGCGTACCGCGTGGGATATCTCGTCGCAGATCGAGGCTGTTGGCGGCGAGACCAACGCGTTCACCACCAAGGAGTACACCTGCTACTACGCCCGGGTGCTCGACGAGGACCTGCCGCTGGCCGTCGACGTCGTCTGTGACCTGGTGGCCAACTCGGTGATCGACCCGGCCGACGTGGAGACCGAACGTGGCGTGATCCTCGAAGAGATCGCCATGCACGACGACGAGCCCGACGACGAGGTTCACGACCTGCTCGCCGAGGCCGTCTTCGGCCCGCATCCGCTCGGCCGGCTGATCTCCGGCACCGAGGCAACGATCTCGGCGTTGACCCGCCGGCAGATCCACGACTTCTACCGGCGCCGCTACACGCCCGGGGCGATGGTGATCGCTGCCGCCGGCAACCTCGACCATCGGGCGGTGGTCCGCCAGGTACGGGCCGCGCTGCGGGGCAGCCCGTTGGACGCCGAACGGCCCGGTGCTCCGGCGCCGCTGCGCCCGGCCACCCCGGCGGTACGCGCCCGTCGGCCCCGAGTGATGGTGCGCCATAAAGAGACCGAGCAGGCCCATCTGGTGCTCGGCGGCCCGGGTATCAGCCGCGGCGACAACCGTCGGTTCGCGCTCGGCGTGCTGAACAACGTCCTCGGCGGCGGGATGTCCAGCCGGCTGTTCCAGGAGGTACGGGAACGCCGAGGGCTCGCCTACTCGGTCTACTCGTACGCCAGCCAGTACGCCGACGGCGGGACGTTCGCCGTCTACGCCGGTTGTGCGCCGAGCCGGGTCGACGAGGTGCTGGAGCTGGTCCGGGCGGAGCTGGCGGCGGTCGTCGAGCACGGGCTGAGCTCCGACGAGCTGGCCCGGGGCAAGGGCATGAGCCGCGGCGGGTACGTGCTGGGCCTGGAGGACACCGGATCCCGGATGGGTCGGCTGGCCAAGGGGGAGCTGCTCTACGGCGAGCAGTTGACCGTGGACCAGCTTCTCGCACGGGTGGCGGCGGTGACCGCCGAACAGGTCGGCGCGGTCGCCGCCGAGCTGCTCACCCGGCCGATGTCCCTGGCGGTGATCGGCCCGGTGGAGTCCACGATGTTAGCCGGCGCGCAGCCCTCGCCGGTGGGGTAG